The DNA segment CGTCAATGACTAAAGTGTGACCCGCATTGTGACCGCCTTGATATCTAACGGTATACTTTGCATCTTCTGTTAACAGGTCTACAATTTTTCCTTTACCTTCGTCACCCCATTGGGTGCCTAGAACGACTACATTATTTCCCATCTTTCCAGTTCTGATAGCTAGTTAAAAATGGATTCTAGCACCTAACTCAACATCTTGCAGTCATTTTTTGAGCATAAAAACTTCATAAAACGGTAAGAGTCTAATTACACAAGAAATATCCTATTTAATCACAATTCAACTGCTCATTTTTCTTCCCTAAGAAATGAAAACTTGGGTCGTACTTTTCGCCTGAGACATATAAAGGCGGATTAGGAAGGACATTAAGTTGATATTTATCAACACTATCAGTTGCGATTATAGACACCGGGTCAACAACTACAATCTTTCGTTCCGGAGCGAGTTTATGTACCGATGCGCCAACACCTAAACCTCCTTCGGTGTGAAATTTTCCTGCCGTTAGAATCACTTTATGGTTTGGGTATTTATTCAATATTCTGACTATGCTTTCCCCCATGGTTTCATCACGCGTTATTTGAGCGGCAAAAAGAGTGTTTATTTTTGCTTCTGTCCCATGATGCATGGTGGCGATAAATTTCTTCTTGTATGGGCTATCTCCCGTCTCAATTTCCTGCGCGACAAATGATCTCTTTTCATCCGGTAATTTATTTAGGTAGCCTAACCCTTCCTTATTTATACACCGAACAATGTCATTCGGTGCATTTGCTGCAATAACAGGTACTACATTGATTTTTGCATACTCAATAAGCGGCCGATAATCACTTGGGTAATTAGACCAAGCATCTCCTTGTTTAATAAGAGCTTGCTCGCCAATATTCCCTTTTAGGTAATCATCAATTATTGACTGCTTATCTCGTGAGAACTGTTCCATGGCCAAAACAAAAGCAATATTTTCAGCATCAAGTGCTTGTAATAAATCCGCTTGAAAGTGATGAACACCAGAATGAGAATGCCACTCTCCAACTAAAACCACATCCGCCGTCGCTATTTCATCTACAAAGGTGCTTAGGGAAATAGGAGCACCAGACCGAGTGAGTTGGTAGTCGTACATATTAGAGAGATCGTAAGCATGTTGCGTCTGTTTTTGCACGCAACCAACGGATAGGAACAACACCAGCAAAAAGGAGATTCTTCGCATAATAAACTATTAATTTCTAAAATAAATCATACCCACAGTATGGCTTATTTCTTATAAAATCAAATCAATACCAATAACATTAGGTGTGAACTCTGTTTCATTCACATTGACCACAAACTCATTTAGCTCGGTATCCGCTCACAAACAACATTGTTTTTTTCAAAGACAAACGACATGCATTAAAAAAGGAAGCCTAAGCTTCCCTTTTTTAATGCATGTTCTTTCGAACACGTATTATTACAAAATCAATCGAGATTATTCGAAGATTTTAGCAACAACACCAGCACCAACAGTACGACCACCTTCACGAATCGCGAAGCGTAGACCGTCATCCATTGCGATTGGAGCAATTAGCTCAACCGTCATTTGAATGTTGTCGCCTGGCATTACCATCTCTACACCTTCCGGTAAAGTGATGTCGCCTGTTACGTCCGTTGTACGGAAGTAAAACTGTGGACGGTAACCTTTGAAGAATGGAGTATGACGACCACCTTCATCTTTAGAAAGAACGTAAACTTCTGATTCAAACTTCGTATGAGGAGTGATTGAATTTGGAGCCGCCAATACTTGACCGCGCTCTACGTCTTCACGTTTAGTACCACGTAGTAAAGCACCAACGTTCTCGCCTGCACGACCTTCGTCAAGCAATTTACGGAACATTTCAACACCAGTACAAGTCGTAGTAGTTGTCTCTTTGATACCAACGATAACAACTTCGTCACCAACTTTTAGGATACCACGTTCGATACGACCCGTTACTACTGTACCACGACCTTGAATTGAGAATACATCTTCAATTGGTAGTAGGAACGGTAGATCTACTGCACGCTCTGGCATTGGGATATAGTTGTCTAGCGCTTCTGCTAGCTCAATGATCTTATCTTCCCACTCTTTCTCACCGTTAAGTGCGCCTAGAGCTGAACCTTGAATTACTGGAAGATCATCACCTGGGTATTCGTATTCAGAAAGAAGTTCACGAACTTCCATCTCTACTAGTTCTAGTAGTTCTTCATCATCAACCATGTCACATTTGTTCATGAATACGATGATGTAAGGAATACCAACCTGACGTCCAAGTAGGATGTGCTCACGAGTTTGTGGCATAGGGCCATCTGTCGCTGCTACTACTAGAATACCGCCGTCCATTTGCGCAGCACCAGTGATCATGTTCTTAACATAATCGGCGTGTCCTGGGCAATCTACGTGTGCGTAGTGACGTGCTGGTGTATCGTACTCAACGTGAGACGTTGCGATAGTGATACCGCGCTCACGCTCTTCTGGAGCGTTATCGATTGATGCGAAGTCTTTCGCTACGCCGCCGTATACTTTTGCAAGAGTAGTACAGATAGCTGCAGTTAGAGTTGTTTTACCGTGGTCAACGTGGCCAATAGTACCAACGTTTACGTGCGGTTTCGTACGTTCAAATTTTTCTTTAGACACGATCGTGTTCCTTCCTAGTTATGATTCGCAACGGAATAAGCTCCGATGCGCGCCAGAATTTGCTATATTATGCGCCAACTCGCGTTAGCGCAATATTTGAACTCATTGATCTTCCAAAAAAGAAGAAAAATGTGTCCTGTTTTTTAACCACGTTCTGCAATGATTGCATTTGCAACATTTTTTGGCACTTCAGCGTACTCACTAAACTCCATAGAGTAAGAAGCACGGCCTTGTGTCGCAGAACGTAAATCAGTTGCGTAACCGAACATGACAGACAACGGGACTTGTGCACGAATTATCTTCAGGCCAGCTGTCCCCTCGTCCATACCTTCGATGATGCCGCGACGACGATTAATATCGCCGACAACATCACCCATCCAGTCTTCTGGAGTCGTTACTTCAACTTTCATCATAGGCTCAAGCAGAACTGGTTGCGCTTCTAATGCACCTGTTCTAAAAGCCATGGAGGCAGCGATTACAAACGCCATCTCACTTGAATCTACTTCATGATAAGAACCATTGATCAATGTAGCTTTGATATCCAGAACTGGGTATCCTGCAAGCACACCATTATTCATCTGCTCTTCAACGCCTTTCGCGACAGAGCCAATAAATTCTTTTGGTACCGTATCATTAGCAATTTCGTTAACGAAGACAAAACCTTCGCCAACTTCTGATGGTTCTAGTTTCAGCCATACGTGACCGTATTGCCCTTTACCACCATGTTCGCGGATAAATTTACCTTCCGCTTTCGCTGTACCGCGAATAGTTTCACGGTAAGCAACTTGCGGATTACCAACGTTGCAGTTAACGTTAAACTCGCGCTTCATGCGATCAACGATGATATCTAAGTGTAGTTCACCCATGCCAGAAATCAGTGTCTGGCCAGTTTCGTCATCCATGTCAACACGGAACGATGGGTCTTCTGCCGCTAGCTTTCCTAACGCGCTTGTCATTTTTTCTTGATCAGCTTGAGAGCGTGGCTCTACAACAATCTGAATAACTGGTTCTGGGAATTCCATGCGTTCTAGTACAATCTTATGGTTCTGATCACACAGTGTTTCACCAGTAGTGACATCTTTTAAGCCAATAATAGCCGCAATATCACCTGCTCGCACTTCTTTCACTTCTTCACGCTTATTTGAGTGCATTTGCACAATACGTCCTAAACGTTCACGCTGCTGCTTCACTGAGTTATAGGCCATTTTACCGCTTTCAACAACACCAGAATAAACACGAATGAAAGTTAATGTACCCACAAATGGGTCCGTTGCAATTTTAAACGCTAACGCTGCAAACGGTTCACTGTCATCGGCATGACGCTCTATTTCATTCTCGTTTTCATCGATGCCTTTAATTGCAGGCACATCAACTGGAGAGGGAAGGAAATCAACGACAGCATCAAGAACGGCTTGTACACCTTTGTTTTTAAAAGCACTGCCACAAGTAGCAAGCACGATTTCATTGTTAAGAGTACGAATACGAAGACCTTGTTTGATTTCAGCTTCTGTTAACTCGCCTTCTTCAAGGTACTTATCCATCAATTCTTCGTTTGCTTCAGCCGCAGCTTCAACAAGTTCTGTTCGGTATTCTCCCGCCATTTCTTGCATGTCAGCTGGAATGTCTTCGTAAGTGAAGGTCATGCCTTGATCGGCTTCATTCCAGTTGATGGCTTTCATCTTGATAAGGTCAACGACACCTTTAAACTCATCCTCTGCACCAATGTTTAACTGGATTGGAACTGGGCTGGCACCAAGACGATCTTTAATCTGATCAATCACTCGTAAGAAGTCAGCACCTGTACGGTCCATCTTATTCACAAATACTAAGCGAGGCACATGATACTTATCAGCTTGACGCCAAACTGTTTCAGATTGTGGTTCAACACCAGATGCGCCACAGAATACAACCACGGCACCATCAAGTACGCGTAAAGAACGTTCTACTTCGATAGTAAAATCTACGTGCCCAGGAGTGTCGATGATATTAATACGGTGTTCGTCGAATTGAGCTTCCATACCACGCCAGAAGGTCGTAGTAGCGGCCGAGGTAATGGTAATGCCTCGTTCTTGCTCCTGCTCCATCCAATCCATGGTTGCAGCACCATCGTGCACTTCGCCGATTTTATGAGATAGGCCTGTATAGAACAGAATACGTTCACTGGTCGTTGTTTTGCCTGCATCAACGTGAGCAACGATACCAATATTACGGTAGCGCTCAATCGGAGTTTTACGAGCCACGATTCTATCCTCTTACTATAGGGACTATTAATGTTTGAAAATATCTATTTGTTTAGAATCAATGCGCTACGCAGAAACAGAAACAAAAAACTATTTTGAAACAATAATATAAGCTTGGTTTTTCCAAAGGAAAAGCACTGCGAAGGACTTCGCAGTGCTTAAAGGTCTTATTACCAGCGGTAATGAGCGAACGCTTTGTTCGCATCTGCCATACGGTGAACGTCTTCACGTTTCTTAACAGCAGTACCTTTGTTCTCTGACGCATCTAGCATTTCAGCAGCTAGACGGTAAGCCATAGATTTTTCACCACGCTTACGCGCAGCTTCAACCAACCAACGCATAGCAAGTGCGTTACGGCGAACCGGACGAACTTCTACAGGGACTTGGTAAGTTGAACCACCCACACGGCGAGATTTAACTTCTACCGTTGGACGAACATTTTCAAGAGCTTCATCAAATACAGCTAAGTGATCTTTACCAGATTTCTCAGCCATAACTTCTAATGCAGTGTAAACAATTTTTTCTGCAGTAGATTTTTTTCCGTCAACCATAAGGATATTGACGAATTTTGCCAGCATTTCAGATTTAAATTTAGGATCTGGAAGGATCTTACGCTGACTAATTACGCGACGACGTGGCATAGGAATTTCTCCGTTGTCTTCTTCAGGTTATCCAAAACTTTTCAGTTTCTTCAAAATACAAAATAATTTAGTGTTTGGCCTTACTTAACGGATTTCATTAAGACTTAGGTCGTTTCACACCGTACTTAGAACGACCTTTCTTACGGTCATTTACGCCTGCACAGTCAAGTGCACCACGTACTGTGTGGTAACGTACACCTGGAAGGTCTTTAACACGACCGCCACGGATTAGAACAACTGAGTGCTCCTGAAGGTTGTGACCTTCACCACCGATGTACGAAGTTACTTCGAAACCATTTGTCAAACGCACGCGACAAACTTTACGAAGCGCTGAGTTAGGTTTTTTAGGTGTAGTAGTATATACACGAGTACATACACCACGTTTTTGTGGGCACGCTTCTAGTGCTGGCACGTTGCTTTTAACAACTTGCTTTGCACGAGGCTTACGTACCAACTGGTTAATAGTTGCCATTAACTAGCTCCTGGTTTGCTGAAATTATGCTTCATGAAAAATCTAACCCTACTATGAGGGACGCAAGATTTTATGCACGGAAGGAAGGTCTGTCAAGGTATTTAGGGATCTTTTTGATCGTAAGGGAATGAACAATCGGTGGTCTTATTGCTTAAATCTTAGTCTAAAGTTATTAAGCATGGCTTTTATTAGAAATAACGTACTCAACTATATCAAAATCACCACATAGCCAATATGACATCATTCCCATGTGATAGAAGAGGAATGCTTTTCTGTCAGTTCCACAAACCCAACGAAATCGACCGTTTTTTGGGTACTCTCGAGTAGTAGACCTCTGGCTTCTACGTCAGCTATAAGGCTATAAGGTGCGTTAGTGGTGGCGACAAGATAGGCATTGGCTTTGTGTCCCTTTACCGCGGCATATACTGCGTCTTCTACTAAAAGCAGATCATCGCCTTTCACTACATTAGCGGAGGC comes from the Vibrio sp. DW001 genome and includes:
- a CDS encoding ChaN family lipoprotein, whose product is MRRISFLLVLFLSVGCVQKQTQHAYDLSNMYDYQLTRSGAPISLSTFVDEIATADVVLVGEWHSHSGVHHFQADLLQALDAENIAFVLAMEQFSRDKQSIIDDYLKGNIGEQALIKQGDAWSNYPSDYRPLIEYAKINVVPVIAANAPNDIVRCINKEGLGYLNKLPDEKRSFVAQEIETGDSPYKKKFIATMHHGTEAKINTLFAAQITRDETMGESIVRILNKYPNHKVILTAGKFHTEGGLGVGASVHKLAPERKIVVVDPVSIIATDSVDKYQLNVLPNPPLYVSGEKYDPSFHFLGKKNEQLNCD
- the tusB gene encoding sulfurtransferase complex subunit TusB, which encodes MLHIVKHYRSLDEASANVVKGDDLLLVEDAVYAAVKGHKANAYLVATTNAPYSLIADVEARGLLLESTQKTVDFVGFVELTEKHSSSITWE
- the rpsL gene encoding 30S ribosomal protein S12, translated to MATINQLVRKPRAKQVVKSNVPALEACPQKRGVCTRVYTTTPKKPNSALRKVCRVRLTNGFEVTSYIGGEGHNLQEHSVVLIRGGRVKDLPGVRYHTVRGALDCAGVNDRKKGRSKYGVKRPKS
- the rpsG gene encoding 30S ribosomal protein S7, whose translation is MPRRRVISQRKILPDPKFKSEMLAKFVNILMVDGKKSTAEKIVYTALEVMAEKSGKDHLAVFDEALENVRPTVEVKSRRVGGSTYQVPVEVRPVRRNALAMRWLVEAARKRGEKSMAYRLAAEMLDASENKGTAVKKREDVHRMADANKAFAHYRW
- the tuf gene encoding elongation factor Tu yields the protein MSKEKFERTKPHVNVGTIGHVDHGKTTLTAAICTTLAKVYGGVAKDFASIDNAPEERERGITIATSHVEYDTPARHYAHVDCPGHADYVKNMITGAAQMDGGILVVAATDGPMPQTREHILLGRQVGIPYIIVFMNKCDMVDDEELLELVEMEVRELLSEYEYPGDDLPVIQGSALGALNGEKEWEDKIIELAEALDNYIPMPERAVDLPFLLPIEDVFSIQGRGTVVTGRIERGILKVGDEVVIVGIKETTTTTCTGVEMFRKLLDEGRAGENVGALLRGTKREDVERGQVLAAPNSITPHTKFESEVYVLSKDEGGRHTPFFKGYRPQFYFRTTDVTGDITLPEGVEMVMPGDNIQMTVELIAPIAMDDGLRFAIREGGRTVGAGVVAKIFE
- the fusA gene encoding elongation factor G, whose product is MARKTPIERYRNIGIVAHVDAGKTTTSERILFYTGLSHKIGEVHDGAATMDWMEQEQERGITITSAATTTFWRGMEAQFDEHRINIIDTPGHVDFTIEVERSLRVLDGAVVVFCGASGVEPQSETVWRQADKYHVPRLVFVNKMDRTGADFLRVIDQIKDRLGASPVPIQLNIGAEDEFKGVVDLIKMKAINWNEADQGMTFTYEDIPADMQEMAGEYRTELVEAAAEANEELMDKYLEEGELTEAEIKQGLRIRTLNNEIVLATCGSAFKNKGVQAVLDAVVDFLPSPVDVPAIKGIDENENEIERHADDSEPFAALAFKIATDPFVGTLTFIRVYSGVVESGKMAYNSVKQQRERLGRIVQMHSNKREEVKEVRAGDIAAIIGLKDVTTGETLCDQNHKIVLERMEFPEPVIQIVVEPRSQADQEKMTSALGKLAAEDPSFRVDMDDETGQTLISGMGELHLDIIVDRMKREFNVNCNVGNPQVAYRETIRGTAKAEGKFIREHGGKGQYGHVWLKLEPSEVGEGFVFVNEIANDTVPKEFIGSVAKGVEEQMNNGVLAGYPVLDIKATLINGSYHEVDSSEMAFVIAASMAFRTGALEAQPVLLEPMMKVEVTTPEDWMGDVVGDINRRRGIIEGMDEGTAGLKIIRAQVPLSVMFGYATDLRSATQGRASYSMEFSEYAEVPKNVANAIIAERG